A section of the Phaseolus vulgaris cultivar G19833 chromosome 8, P. vulgaris v2.0, whole genome shotgun sequence genome encodes:
- the LOC137823332 gene encoding small ribosomal subunit protein eS8-like has translation MGISRDSMHKRRATGGKKKAWRKKRKYELGRQSANTKLSSNKTIRRIRVRGGNVKWRALRLDTGNYSWGSEAVTRKTRILDVVYNASNNELVRTQTLVKSAIVQVDAAPFKQWYLQHYGVEIGRKKKAASKKDSTEEADAAAEETKKSNHVQRKLEKRQKDRKLDAHIEEQFAGGRLLACISSRPGQCGRADGYILEGKELEFYMKKLQKKKGKGAA, from the exons ATGG GTATTTCCAGGGATTCCATGCACAAGAGGCGTGCAACTGGAGGCAAGAAGAAGGcgtggagaaagaagagaaa GTATGAGCTTGGGCGCCAATCAGCCAACACCAAGTTATCAAGCAACAAGACAATTAGGAGGATTCGTGTTAGAGGTGGCAATGTAAAATGGAGGGCACTGAGGTTGGACACTGGAAATTACTCATGGGGTAGTGAGGCAGTAACCCGCAAGACTCGTATTCTAGATGTTGTTTACAATGCCTCAAACAATGAGCTTGTGAGAACTCAGACGTTGGTCAAGAGTGCTATTGTTCAGGTTGACGCTGCTCCTTTCAAGCAGTGGTACCTTCAGCACTATGGTGTTGAAATTGGCCGAAAAAAGAAAGCAGCATCCAAGAAGGACTCTACTGAG GAGGCTGATGCTGCTGCTGAAGAAACCAAGAAAAGTAACCATGTGCAGAGAAAACTTGAGAAGCGCCAGAAAGATCGCAAACTTGATGCCCACATTGAAGAACAATTTGCTGGTGGCAGATTGTTGGCATGTATTTCTTCTCGCCCTGGACAATGTGGCAGGGCTGATGG GTACATTCTGGAAGGGAAGGAGCTGGAGTTTTACATGAAGAAACTGCAGAAGAAGAAGGGAAAGGGTGCTGCTTAA